The Streptococcus oralis genome segment TGGTATCTGCTTTGGTGGTGTTATGGGGGTCTTCCCATCTATCGTCATGGAAAATTACGGTCCTGCAAATCAAGGGGTCAACTACGGTATCGTCTTCACTGGATATTCTTTAGCAGCATTTTTCGCTCCCAAAGTCGCTGTTCAAATGGCAATGGCTAATGATGGAAATTATAGTGTAGCTTTTTATGTGGCTATCGCTCTCGCAGCTGTTGGGCTTCTCCTTAACCTCCTCTATATGAAGAAAAAAGGCTAAAAAAAGAGAACTTCCTATATAAGGAAGTTTTTTTGGTATAATAAACGTAGTAATAGTATATTGGGAGGAGTTACCATGGCAGACCGTTCACATTTCTTACGAGATAACCCATCTGACTTCCCATATGATTTTGAAAAACAAATCCTATCCAAGCAATCTTCTAATACAATTTATCATTGGCATCCTGAATTCGAGATAATCTATGTCAAAAAAGGAACTGCTACCTTCTATATCAACTCTGAGCGCTTTGAAAGTCATGAAGGTGATATTTTTCTAATTCAGCCAACGTCTCCTCACGCTATCTACCCTATTGAAAATCAAGAACAAATTTCAGCAGTTTTTCGTATCCATTTAGATTTCCTAGGTAGAAGTCAAATTGACAGCTTTAGCCAACGCTATATCCAACCCCTCCACTCTGGTCACTTTTGCCTCACTCCTCAAATATCACCAGGCAATAAGGCCTATGATCAAATTCAATCCTGCCTTCTTTCCCTCTTTTCTATCCTTGAAGAAAAAGGCATATACTACGATCTACTCATAAAATCTAAACTATACGAATTGCTTCATCTTCTCTTTAAGTATAGATACGTCAATCGACACTATACAGATGATACCTACCAAAAATACCAAAAACTAAAAGAAGTGATTTGCTACCTTGAACAGCACTACTCAGAACCCATTCATATTGAGCAACTGGCTGCAACATTTGGATATAGTAAAAATCACTTTATGAGTATTTTCAAGCAACATACTGGAGCCAGTTGTATGGACTACCTGCTCCAGTTACGTCTTGAGAAATCCTGTGAGAAACTCGTCCAAACCAACCTCAGCATTCAAGAAATTGCAAGCCAAGTCGGTTTCACCAACCTTTCAAACTTCAACCGTCAATTTAAGCAGCACTATCACTTAACACCTAGACAGTATCGAAACCAACAACTTAAAAATAAAACATGATTCTTTCTCCTTAGTCTTTCTCTAAGGAGTTTTTTCAAACAAAAAAGTCACCTGATTGGGTGACTTCTTTAGGAGATTATGATGAAAAAGAAAAGTTTAGGATTTCATTAAATAAAGGGTACTCAATGAAAATCGAAATCAGACTAGGCAGATAGGCGCAAGCATAACTATAGTTAGCTAAGTCGACTCTAACGAAGGTTGATGAGATTTTCGAAGAGTATTAGGAGGTCTTTATTTAATAACTATATAATACACAAGGAGACTTAAACTTTACTTAAGAAAAATAATTTTTTTATCTTTTTCGATCGACCCAAATCATTCCTGTACAATCATAAATAGATAAGGTTTCAAAACCCAGCGAACGATAGAATCCCAAGGTTTTTTCTGTCTGTTCGGTCACTAGTTGGACTTGATAGGCATCTTTGTAATCACCTAAAGCCTCTTTCATCAAGTCGCTACCAATCCCTTGGCGCTGATAGCTAGGCAAAACGATCAAATCCTGGACAAAAACCGATGAAAAACCATCTCCAACCAAGCGTACCAAGCCCACCACGGCATCACCATCAAGTGCCAAGTAGATTGCTAATGAGTGAGACAAGGACTTCTCCAGCATCTGGGGTTGATGTGTATAGTTTGTCCAACCGACTGCCTGATAGAGATGCAAAACATCATTTATATTTACTAATTCTTGCTTTCTAACGGTAATCATGTCATCACCTCTTAGATTTCTTTCAAACTCTTGCACTGCCGTCCATTCTTGTCAAAATTTTTAGGAGCCAGCCATGCTTCCAAACGAGCTTTGACTTGAGGCCAGTCCTTATCAATCATAGACAACCAATCCGTATCTCTAGTTCGCCCCTTATAAACGACAGCCTGACGGAAGGTCCCTTCATAGACAAAGCCCAAACGTTCCGCAGCTCGTCTTGATGGAAGATTTAGAGCATCGCATTTCCACTCGTAGCGACGATAGTTAAGCTCCTCAAAAACATAGCGCGCCAAGAGATACTGGGCTTCTGTCCCTATTCGTGTCCCCTTGAGCTCTGGAGAAAAGATAACAGTCCCAACTTCAACTATGCGATTGTTTTGGTCAATGCGCATGAGCGAAAAAGTTCCCAAGGCCTTGCCCGTCTCCCTATCCAAGATAGC includes the following:
- a CDS encoding AraC family transcriptional regulator, producing MADRSHFLRDNPSDFPYDFEKQILSKQSSNTIYHWHPEFEIIYVKKGTATFYINSERFESHEGDIFLIQPTSPHAIYPIENQEQISAVFRIHLDFLGRSQIDSFSQRYIQPLHSGHFCLTPQISPGNKAYDQIQSCLLSLFSILEEKGIYYDLLIKSKLYELLHLLFKYRYVNRHYTDDTYQKYQKLKEVICYLEQHYSEPIHIEQLAATFGYSKNHFMSIFKQHTGASCMDYLLQLRLEKSCEKLVQTNLSIQEIASQVGFTNLSNFNRQFKQHYHLTPRQYRNQQLKNKT
- a CDS encoding GNAT family N-acetyltransferase; the encoded protein is MITVRKQELVNINDVLHLYQAVGWTNYTHQPQMLEKSLSHSLAIYLALDGDAVVGLVRLVGDGFSSVFVQDLIVLPSYQRQGIGSDLMKEALGDYKDAYQVQLVTEQTEKTLGFYRSLGFETLSIYDCTGMIWVDRKR
- a CDS encoding GNAT family N-acetyltransferase, producing the protein MPVNEYGQMIGEAVVGHTTGKLPAIDFLEGRYARIEALSVEKHAEDLLAVYGPDTPREMWTYLFQEPVADMEELISLLNQMLARKDRFFYAILDRETGKALGTFSLMRIDQNNRIVEVGTVIFSPELKGTRIGTEAQYLLARYVFEELNYRRYEWKCDALNLPSRRAAERLGFVYEGTFRQAVVYKGRTRDTDWLSMIDKDWPQVKARLEAWLAPKNFDKNGRQCKSLKEI